The following are encoded in a window of Chryseobacterium sp. genomic DNA:
- a CDS encoding zinc ribbon domain-containing protein → MAKKNVEISVEEKLRALYDLQIIDSRLDDIRNTRGELPIEVEDLEIEIEGLEKRAEKFQAEIKEQNDEINTKREVINHANSLIEKYKSQQDNVRNNKEFESLDKEIEFQELEIQLAEKRINEFEAKISHKNETLDELNAKIEQLKNHLKFKKEELENLVAETQKEEDFLVEKSAEFSKKIDERLLASYNRIRSNSTTGLAVVGLERGAPKGSFFTVPPQKQMEIAQRKKIIIDEHSGKILIDDEMVNEENEKMKEIIKF, encoded by the coding sequence ATGGCTAAGAAAAACGTAGAAATTTCTGTTGAAGAAAAATTAAGGGCGCTGTATGACCTGCAGATTATTGATTCCAGATTAGACGATATTCGCAATACCAGAGGCGAGCTTCCAATTGAAGTGGAGGATCTGGAAATTGAGATTGAAGGCTTGGAAAAAAGAGCAGAGAAATTTCAGGCTGAGATTAAGGAGCAGAACGACGAGATCAATACCAAGAGGGAAGTGATTAACCATGCCAATTCCCTGATAGAAAAATACAAATCGCAGCAGGACAACGTACGCAACAATAAGGAATTTGAATCTCTGGATAAGGAAATCGAATTTCAGGAATTGGAAATCCAGCTGGCGGAAAAAAGAATAAATGAGTTTGAGGCCAAGATCTCCCACAAAAATGAAACTCTGGATGAGCTGAATGCTAAAATTGAGCAGTTGAAGAACCACCTGAAATTCAAGAAGGAAGAGCTTGAGAACCTAGTAGCCGAAACCCAGAAAGAGGAGGATTTCCTGGTTGAAAAATCTGCCGAGTTTTCCAAGAAGATTGATGAGCGTCTGCTGGCTTCATATAACAGGATCCGTTCCAATTCGACCACTGGTCTTGCGGTAGTAGGTCTGGAAAGAGGTGCTCCGAAGGGATCGTTCTTCACCGTTCCGCCACAGAAGCAGATGGAGATTGCACAGCGTAAGAAAATTATCATAGACGAGCATTCCGGGAAAATCCTGATTGACGACGAAATGGTAAATGAAGAAAACGAAAAGATGAAGGAGATCATCAAGTTTTAA
- a CDS encoding Nif3-like dinuclear metal center hexameric protein, with the protein MNLKEVVFEIENTFSMKQAEDFDNVGLLCGNPEREITGILVCHDALEKVVDEAVACSANLIVTFHPIIFSGLKSLTGKNYVERAVLKAVESKIAIYAIHTAFDNDYYGVNFGICERLGLSDQKILMPKRENLKTLEVMVPADDAEALREALFSAGAGGIGFYDQCSFSHGGTGTFRPLAGSDPYSGKQGERSKADEEKVAVVFEAYKQNRILRAMKEAHPYEEVAYNIIRLDNENPYSGLGRYGDLPEPLAPADFLKLVKEKFSLEVIRHSAQLPQAIRRVGVLGGSGASGIDAAIAAGCDAYLTGDVKYHDFFKAEDKMMICDIGHYESEQFVTQQLFEILSEKFPKFAVSKSTGNTNPVNYFL; encoded by the coding sequence ATGAACTTAAAGGAGGTGGTTTTTGAAATTGAAAATACATTTTCAATGAAGCAGGCAGAAGACTTTGATAATGTGGGACTGCTCTGCGGTAACCCGGAACGTGAAATTACCGGCATTCTGGTATGTCATGACGCGCTGGAAAAGGTGGTGGATGAAGCTGTTGCCTGCTCTGCCAACCTGATTGTGACCTTTCACCCCATTATTTTTTCAGGACTGAAATCTCTGACCGGCAAAAACTATGTTGAGCGGGCAGTTCTGAAGGCTGTCGAAAGTAAAATTGCCATCTATGCCATTCATACTGCATTTGACAATGATTATTACGGGGTGAACTTCGGGATTTGCGAACGACTCGGACTTTCGGATCAAAAGATACTGATGCCCAAAAGAGAAAACCTCAAAACGCTGGAAGTCATGGTTCCGGCAGACGATGCAGAGGCTCTTCGCGAGGCCCTTTTTTCAGCGGGTGCCGGCGGTATCGGTTTCTATGACCAGTGCAGTTTCAGTCATGGCGGTACAGGTACCTTCCGGCCTTTAGCAGGTTCGGACCCTTACTCAGGGAAGCAGGGCGAGCGCAGTAAGGCAGACGAGGAAAAAGTTGCAGTCGTTTTTGAAGCTTATAAACAGAACCGGATCCTGAGGGCGATGAAAGAGGCGCATCCTTATGAAGAGGTGGCCTATAATATTATCCGGCTGGATAATGAGAATCCCTATTCCGGACTGGGGCGCTACGGCGATCTTCCTGAACCTTTGGCTCCGGCCGATTTCCTGAAACTGGTGAAAGAAAAATTCAGCCTGGAAGTAATCCGTCACAGCGCTCAGCTTCCACAAGCCATCAGAAGGGTAGGAGTGCTGGGTGGCAGTGGTGCTTCAGGAATTGATGCTGCGATAGCCGCGGGGTGTGACGCTTACCTAACCGGCGATGTGAAGTACCACGATTTCTTTAAGGCCGAGGATAAAATGATGATCTGTGATATCGGCCATTATGAATCGGAACAGTTTGTAACTCAACAATTATTTGAGATTTTGTCGGAAAAATTTCCTAAATTTGCAGTCTCAAAATCAACCGGGAATACCAATCCTGTTAATTACTTTTTATAA
- a CDS encoding ion transporter, which produces MEPHHAIEKEHDFIPERKKWKRQLFRIIYRADTPLGKMFDICLLILIFLSTFIVMLESVPSFDLQFHTLFIVLEWTISLFFTAEYILRIITIRNKRKYIFSFFGIIDLLAILPFFLSLLLPVTKFFLIIRMLRILRIFRILNLLDFMNDGYLIVRALKNSSRKIYIFLLFLMIFSVIVGSMMYMVEGHKEGFESIPQSIYWAVVTVTTVGYGDVSPTTPLGKLFSILLMLAGYSIIAVPTGIVTAEMRNKRQNFEKVCSRCMNDDIDDDANYCKRCGEKTTIPERYLGNQ; this is translated from the coding sequence ATGGAGCCGCATCACGCCATTGAAAAGGAGCACGATTTCATCCCGGAAAGAAAAAAGTGGAAGCGGCAGCTGTTCAGGATCATCTATCGCGCAGATACGCCTTTGGGTAAGATGTTTGACATTTGCCTGCTGATCCTGATTTTCCTGAGCACCTTCATCGTTATGTTGGAGAGTGTGCCTTCCTTTGACCTTCAGTTTCATACGCTCTTCATTGTTCTGGAGTGGACCATCTCGCTTTTTTTCACCGCAGAGTACATTTTAAGGATCATTACCATCCGCAACAAACGTAAATACATCTTCAGTTTCTTCGGAATCATAGACCTGCTGGCCATTCTGCCTTTTTTCCTGAGTCTTTTACTGCCCGTAACCAAGTTTTTCCTGATTATCCGAATGCTGCGCATCCTGCGTATTTTCAGGATTCTTAACCTGCTCGATTTTATGAATGACGGCTATCTGATTGTACGTGCTTTAAAGAACAGCTCCCGTAAAATCTACATCTTCCTGCTCTTCCTGATGATATTTTCCGTAATTGTGGGTTCCATGATGTATATGGTGGAAGGTCATAAAGAAGGTTTTGAAAGTATTCCGCAGAGCATTTACTGGGCGGTAGTAACGGTGACCACTGTAGGTTACGGCGATGTTTCGCCCACTACCCCACTTGGAAAACTGTTTTCCATACTTCTTATGTTGGCCGGTTATTCCATCATTGCTGTACCTACGGGAATTGTAACTGCTGAAATGCGCAACAAGAGGCAGAATTTTGAAAAAGTGTGCAGCAGATGCATGAACGATGATATAGATGATGATGCCAACTACTGCAAGCGCTGCGGCGAAAAGACCACCATTCCTGAAAGGTATCTGGGCAATCAATAA
- a CDS encoding GEVED domain-containing protein, which translates to MKKVLLSCFLSLGLGASAQTYCVPEFASGCADGDQISSFSIPSAGFSHLNTGCSNAAYGDFSATQTVTLQASLPYNFTVDHGYSGQYVSIWADFNNDGTFDPASELIGSGSSGSGLQTASTITVPAGTPVGTYRMRLADRWNTAPIPCNTDGYGEAHDYTLAVTSPPSCTIPTAASTTTVSSSSLQVSFTAPPTAPALGYDIYYNTTNVAPTATTSPILNVPSSPGLIPSLSPATTYYVWIRSNCSAADKSIWVAAGSAVTSCVAFAAPFYEAFSSGTLPNCWTNINPTTTSTSTNAFWKFAGNPEYGASPVNNGRTGGTFAWVDASSPYLGEHQVQLISPQINLTGLTNPYIQFEWYKNHLTSATGTLPPYDNNKLTVHVTSDGTTWNQIFTADTNSSNWRLEGIPLGTAYSGATIRIRFTVDKDAAGNGYFYDDLLLDEVRVMETPTCVQPTGVAVSNVTSFTADFVWNATTPVPANGYDFYYSATNTAPTAATVPTATGLTTPAYQLTGLLPSTTYYVWVRSKCSSSAQSLWAAGPSFTTVSFCPVVTAPANALSGVSITPTITWNAMPGATSYIITMGTTSGGTDVLNAVNVGNVTSYTLPTALANSTTYYYTVNATNGTVLSQSCTVRTFTTACAAIQPNYTNNFNTVPGNCWLIAAGGSPASGPAPGATVSYNWRSEAFLLGNGGTGGAALNLYYFDRAGWLISPTFDLSGAGTHTMTFNYGVTEYYGSDPIAMGSDDVVNVLISTDNGATWSIIEEFTYMDNISNTSNTFTYTVPAAQATAQVKFAIFGTDGTVDDAEDYDFHVDNFAVTTGALSTSEIAAQSSEVRVYPNPFTDVVNIADAKDLKSVSVIDMSGRLVKSISNPGRQVNLSELKSGLYILKLDFKDGSSKSVKAIKK; encoded by the coding sequence ATGAAGAAAGTACTACTATCATGCTTTTTGTCCCTCGGGCTCGGAGCATCGGCGCAAACCTACTGTGTGCCCGAATTTGCAAGTGGATGTGCGGACGGAGATCAAATTAGCAGTTTCTCCATCCCCTCCGCTGGATTCAGTCATCTTAACACGGGTTGTTCCAATGCCGCTTATGGAGATTTCAGTGCTACCCAGACCGTCACTCTGCAGGCCTCACTACCTTACAATTTTACGGTGGATCATGGTTACAGCGGTCAGTATGTAAGTATCTGGGCAGATTTTAACAATGACGGGACCTTTGATCCTGCTTCTGAACTGATAGGTTCAGGATCAAGTGGGTCCGGATTACAGACGGCTTCCACAATTACAGTTCCTGCGGGAACCCCGGTGGGTACTTACAGAATGCGCTTAGCCGACCGTTGGAATACTGCACCGATACCATGTAACACAGATGGTTATGGTGAAGCTCATGACTATACACTGGCTGTAACATCCCCGCCTAGCTGTACAATTCCAACAGCGGCAAGCACAACAACTGTATCTTCATCTTCACTGCAGGTATCGTTCACGGCTCCTCCAACTGCTCCGGCTCTGGGATATGACATTTATTACAATACAACGAATGTTGCTCCTACAGCGACTACCTCACCAATATTAAATGTGCCGTCATCACCCGGCCTGATTCCGTCTCTTTCCCCAGCCACAACCTATTATGTGTGGATCCGCTCCAACTGTTCAGCAGCAGATAAGAGTATATGGGTGGCGGCAGGTTCTGCAGTAACGTCATGTGTCGCATTTGCAGCTCCGTTTTACGAAGCATTCAGTTCGGGTACATTGCCTAACTGCTGGACAAATATCAATCCGACTACCACTTCCACCAGTACCAATGCTTTCTGGAAGTTTGCGGGGAACCCTGAGTATGGTGCAAGCCCGGTGAATAACGGTAGGACAGGAGGTACATTTGCCTGGGTTGATGCAAGTTCACCGTACCTGGGAGAACATCAGGTTCAGCTCATCTCTCCTCAAATCAATTTGACAGGACTTACCAATCCTTATATACAGTTTGAATGGTATAAGAATCACCTTACGTCAGCTACAGGAACACTGCCACCTTATGATAATAACAAGCTTACGGTACACGTAACCAGCGACGGAACCACCTGGAACCAGATTTTTACAGCTGATACCAATTCAAGTAACTGGAGACTAGAGGGAATTCCACTTGGAACGGCATATTCGGGAGCTACCATCCGTATTAGATTCACCGTCGATAAAGATGCTGCAGGAAACGGTTATTTTTATGATGACCTTCTCCTGGACGAGGTACGTGTGATGGAAACGCCAACCTGTGTACAACCTACGGGTGTAGCTGTATCTAACGTTACCAGTTTCACCGCTGATTTCGTATGGAATGCAACCACTCCGGTGCCGGCAAACGGGTATGACTTTTATTACAGTGCAACCAACACTGCTCCTACAGCAGCTACAGTGCCAACAGCCACTGGTCTTACGACACCTGCATACCAGTTAACCGGTTTATTGCCGTCAACCACGTATTATGTTTGGGTGAGATCAAAATGTTCGTCCAGTGCTCAGAGTCTTTGGGCGGCGGGACCTTCATTTACCACCGTGTCTTTCTGTCCTGTGGTCACTGCACCGGCCAACGCCCTCAGCGGAGTCTCTATCACGCCAACAATCACGTGGAATGCAATGCCGGGTGCAACCTCCTATATTATCACCATGGGAACCACTTCCGGCGGGACCGATGTCCTGAATGCCGTTAATGTTGGCAATGTAACTTCCTATACACTACCTACAGCACTTGCAAACAGCACCACATATTATTATACGGTGAATGCAACTAACGGTACTGTACTTTCGCAGTCCTGTACAGTGAGAACTTTCACTACAGCTTGCGCTGCTATCCAGCCTAACTATACCAATAACTTTAATACAGTACCCGGTAACTGCTGGTTAATTGCGGCCGGTGGTTCCCCGGCTTCGGGACCTGCACCTGGTGCAACTGTAAGCTATAACTGGAGATCTGAAGCCTTCCTGTTGGGTAACGGAGGCACAGGTGGTGCAGCATTAAACCTTTATTATTTTGACCGTGCCGGATGGCTTATCAGCCCAACTTTTGATTTGTCTGGTGCAGGTACGCATACGATGACCTTCAATTATGGCGTTACAGAATATTACGGTTCAGATCCGATTGCGATGGGTTCCGATGATGTGGTGAATGTCCTAATATCTACTGATAACGGTGCTACTTGGTCCATTATTGAAGAGTTTACTTATATGGACAATATCAGCAACACCTCCAATACCTTTACTTATACCGTTCCGGCAGCACAGGCTACCGCGCAGGTGAAGTTCGCTATTTTTGGTACCGACGGTACAGTGGATGATGCTGAAGACTATGATTTCCATGTTGATAATTTTGCGGTAACGACCGGTGCACTTTCAACTTCAGAAATCGCAGCTCAGAGCAGTGAAGTGAGGGTTTATCCAAACCCATTTACCGATGTTGTTAACATTGCCGATGCCAAGGACCTGAAATCTGTTTCTGTTATTGATATGTCCGGAAGATTGGTAAAATCAATCAGTAATCCGGGAAGACAAGTTAATTTGTCTGAGCTGAAATCGGGACTGTATATTTTGAAGCTTGACTTTAAAGACGGTTCTTCAAAGTCAGTGAAAGCAATTAAAAAGTAG
- a CDS encoding T9SS type A sorting domain-containing protein, with translation MKKILLMCLLSIVGTFAKAQNDCATAIPITAIPFSSGAQTTCGKVNDFPAGSYANANYGAGEDFVYSINITNAPTTLNLALGGSATWKIASVHSACAPTPANSVGNVTTSSASSGSGVINIPTNGTYYIIVDTWPTPDCGSFTLDITQGPPPPNCGTLTGPANGSTVTTLTPTLSWTAPASGVPPTGYKVYLGTTNPPTTLVSTVTAPATTYTASLTQYNTQYYWYIVPTNGGADALGCDAVIWSFTSPAAPAAPANDDCANAVMLTANTGATCATPVSGTTLGATESMPAGACGGTPNDDVWYSFVATGTTHIVTLSNVVSVGNPSTTDMYFQVLSGACGSTTSLLCSDPNTGTVTGLTVGNTYYIRVYTYSGTQTAAASFDICVTSPPPPPANDDCAGAVTLTVNPDYLCGSFASGTTVNATASTETAPSCVATGTNDDVWFKFTATGTAHRITLSNVSGSTDMAMAIYSGACGSLVQVVCSDPNTLNATGLTAGTTYYVRVWTNSTSATTRASFDICVGTQPPVPANDDCSAAVVLTPSSTGVCANPVSGSTASASASTGTTPTCSATGINDDVWYSFTATSTTHLVNVIYSDNATTTQVYSGSCGSLTAVACFAGNYGNSNVLLTTLTVGQTYYVRVFSSTSTAATTSNFTICVTTPEVPANDSCSTAIAIAPNGSVTGTNALATADTLPTSTCGSTGSTASYNGVWYTVTSQVSGPITISACGTQFDAYMRVYTGDCSTLTCVANTSGVGYADAGCPGINNAPTVTFNATAGTTYYVLLTGYSATQFGTYTISTSGTLGTSNVVAETDKASVYPNPFTDIVNISDAKDLKSLTVVDMSGRMVKTIANPGRQINLSELKAGLYILKLDYKNGTSKTVKAIKK, from the coding sequence ATGAAGAAAATTTTACTGATGTGTCTTCTGTCAATAGTGGGCACATTCGCTAAAGCACAGAACGACTGTGCTACGGCAATTCCGATTACCGCAATTCCTTTTTCAAGTGGTGCTCAAACCACATGTGGAAAAGTGAACGATTTTCCTGCGGGAAGCTACGCCAACGCTAACTATGGTGCAGGCGAGGATTTTGTATATTCCATTAATATCACGAATGCTCCTACAACTTTGAATTTGGCTTTGGGGGGTTCCGCAACATGGAAAATTGCTTCTGTTCACTCGGCATGTGCACCTACACCAGCTAACAGCGTAGGAAATGTGACCACAAGTTCTGCAAGTTCCGGTTCCGGTGTAATTAACATTCCAACAAACGGTACGTACTATATCATCGTTGATACCTGGCCCACTCCAGACTGCGGTAGTTTCACACTTGATATCACTCAGGGGCCACCGCCGCCAAACTGCGGAACGCTTACGGGGCCGGCCAATGGAAGTACTGTCACAACGCTAACCCCTACGTTAAGCTGGACCGCTCCTGCCTCAGGTGTACCGCCAACCGGATACAAGGTATACCTGGGGACCACCAATCCGCCCACAACTTTGGTTTCAACAGTTACCGCACCGGCCACAACCTATACAGCCAGTCTTACTCAATATAATACGCAGTACTACTGGTATATTGTGCCTACTAATGGAGGTGCCGATGCGTTGGGTTGCGATGCTGTAATCTGGTCATTTACAAGTCCTGCAGCACCTGCGGCACCTGCCAATGATGATTGTGCGAATGCGGTTATGCTTACCGCTAATACCGGTGCAACATGTGCAACGCCCGTAAGCGGTACTACACTGGGAGCCACGGAATCAATGCCGGCAGGCGCTTGCGGCGGTACACCAAATGATGATGTTTGGTATTCGTTTGTAGCTACGGGCACTACCCACATTGTTACCCTTTCAAACGTTGTCTCGGTGGGTAATCCTTCCACAACTGATATGTATTTTCAGGTACTGAGCGGAGCCTGCGGTTCAACAACCAGTTTACTCTGTTCTGATCCTAACACGGGTACTGTGACGGGCCTCACTGTTGGAAATACCTATTATATCAGGGTATATACATATTCAGGCACACAAACAGCAGCAGCCTCTTTTGATATCTGTGTAACCAGTCCGCCACCTCCACCGGCAAACGATGACTGTGCTGGTGCAGTTACCCTTACGGTAAATCCCGATTATTTATGTGGATCGTTTGCTTCGGGTACAACAGTCAACGCAACTGCTTCTACTGAAACTGCACCGTCATGTGTTGCTACAGGGACCAATGATGATGTTTGGTTTAAATTTACAGCCACCGGTACGGCGCACAGAATTACATTATCCAACGTTTCAGGCAGCACCGATATGGCAATGGCTATTTATAGTGGTGCCTGTGGTTCCCTTGTACAGGTAGTCTGCAGTGATCCAAATACGTTAAATGCTACAGGACTGACAGCTGGTACTACCTATTATGTTCGGGTGTGGACCAATTCTACATCTGCAACCACAAGGGCCTCGTTTGATATCTGTGTAGGGACACAGCCACCGGTGCCGGCCAATGATGACTGCTCCGCAGCGGTTGTACTTACACCGAGTTCAACAGGTGTGTGTGCAAATCCGGTGTCTGGTAGTACCGCCAGTGCCAGTGCAAGTACAGGTACAACACCTACATGTTCAGCTACGGGTATAAATGATGATGTTTGGTATTCATTCACTGCTACATCCACAACACATTTGGTAAATGTAATTTACTCCGATAACGCTACCACTACGCAGGTTTATTCCGGTTCATGCGGAAGCTTGACAGCCGTAGCCTGCTTTGCCGGGAATTACGGAAATTCCAATGTCCTGCTTACTACATTGACCGTAGGACAAACCTATTATGTCAGAGTTTTTTCTTCAACAAGTACAGCAGCTACCACTTCTAATTTTACTATTTGTGTAACGACGCCTGAAGTGCCGGCAAATGATTCCTGCAGCACCGCTATTGCGATTGCTCCAAACGGAAGTGTGACAGGTACTAATGCGCTGGCAACGGCCGACACGCTGCCTACCTCTACTTGCGGAAGTACTGGATCAACAGCTAGTTATAACGGTGTTTGGTATACGGTTACTTCACAGGTATCCGGTCCTATTACCATCAGTGCATGCGGGACACAGTTTGATGCTTATATGAGAGTTTATACCGGTGATTGCAGCACTTTAACCTGTGTGGCTAATACATCAGGTGTGGGGTATGCTGACGCTGGTTGTCCTGGTATTAACAATGCTCCGACTGTGACGTTTAATGCTACAGCGGGAACTACTTATTATGTCCTGCTAACCGGATACTCCGCAACACAGTTTGGTACTTATACAATTTCTACCTCAGGTACGTTGGGTACTTCAAATGTGGTAGCTGAAACAGATAAAGCTTCTGTGTATCCGAATCCGTTTACTGATATCGTTAATATATCGGATGCGAAGGATCTGAAATCATTAACTGTAGTTGATATGTCCGGAAGAATGGTGAAAACAATAGCCAATCCTGGAAGACAGATCAATCTGAGTGAACTGAAAGCCGGACTTTATATCCTGAAACTGGATTATAAAAATGGAACTTCCAAAACTGTGAAAGCGATTAAAAAGTAA